The window CCCTTGCCACCATCTTCTGGCAGCAGCTCCATCATCACCAGCTTGTTTTGGATTTAGCTCATCCTGTGCAGTCCGTTTTTCTTTCATGAACAACTTCATTAAATACTACCTCTTTACAGCCTCGCTCTGATGAAATTGTTTGAAAGAATATTGAAATTAATCACCATAgtttaaaaggtgctaaattcaaaattGACAAGAtcaatatagcagcaaacaactctTTGGTTTGTAAAGATTTTGTGGAGAAACAGCGTCCTGAGCTGAGATTGAAGTCCCtctcctgctgtttgtgtgttatccAAACTTCTCTGTGCCTTATTTACATAGCTGTAGTGTCTTTTATAtctatcttttatatttttacaattaCAGAAAACCGACAAAtataattgattcattaatcCTAAAAAATCAGGCTATGGCTTCACACTTTTTACCAAATACTGTAATGGTGCAGTGCTTCATGTTAAATTCACACAGTTCTTCTTTTTTGTATACTACTGGTTCAGAGCAAACACTTCTCCTGAATGGTCCCGGgggaaaaatgacatttatggGTCTATAAAATGCATTGTTGGAGTGGCTCTGATGTTTCACTGGACCGCATGTCAGAGGTGGTAGGGAAAGAGCAACAGACTGCAGTTGCTCCTCTGCTATTTTCCTGTGCTCTATGTGCAGCTGGAAGATGTATGatgtatgaaaaaaagctttcaaacACAGAGTTTGCACAGAGGTTAAGAACTTTGAGTGACTTCTTGAAGTGCTCATTCTTAATCGTGCTGAATACCAGCATATCTACACAGAGGGGAACAAAATCCCAAAGATATGTGGTTACTCTCGGGGCTACCAAGAGTCAGAGCCGTTTCATGGTTGAGAACTCTTGTTCCGTTGCAGATTCCGAtttaactaaatattaaataatttcagTAAGAATGaataatttgtaatttgatTATGCAGCATTATAAATTGAAAGCTCCACCTTGGACACCTTACATTTAagtacattgtgctgataatgtaaaaaatggtATACTTTTACTGTGCTGTATTGAGATGTATACTACCGTacttcaaatgaaaacattgtaCTGTGGGGTATCTATAGTTTTACTAATAGTAAAGTAAGTAATAGTTTGTATActttcaataaaaacagtaatatgTCATTTGATTAGGTTaagtttaatatgtttaatatgcatGGAAGGAAAATAACTGTTTGGATTCCCAATATCTGGTCAGTTTATCCAAATAATGGATGTTTGGAAATGAACTCTGATCGTGTTTGCATATTTAACACATGGTGTGAACAGTCTACTGTTAAAATCATACTTAAAATTTCAAACAAAGCTGAGGAGCTCCAAGGCACAGGCGGCTGGGCCCGGTTATTTTTCCGGCGGAAACATTATTAGTTTGGCAAAAACTTAGACAATTTGAGTGGCAACGGCAGACTGGGGCTGTTCATGTGTAGGCTATCCGCTCATTCTCGTTGACTCCAGGgaagggaattttttttttcttgtaacgTTAACCAGCAAATGCAAATGCCATTGCAGTTGTACCTTACGTCATCTTTTTGGTGTTGTATTTGTAGATTGCGTTTTACCTGCAAGGCTGCTTCGGTCAGTACACAGAAATCGATAACTCCAAAGAGCCGTCGGTGTTGTGGTACTACTTGCCAGATCACATTTCATCCTGAAACATGACCCATTACCACCTTTTCTCACTCAGAATGACCTGGTATCTTCAAGTGTATCCTTTATCATGCAACACCACATCTTCCGGCTCTGAGGGATAGAAAAGGCTGGACTGAGATGATCTCGtggattagttttttttgtaagtaCAAATCGAAAGCATTTTTGCTGTTAATGCACGTTCATTGACCACTGTCTGAAGTCCTGAGTCTCTCCTACACTTgctgtctgtcctcctgctACAAGGCAGAAGTCTGCATACAAATTGACTATGCAGCAGTGCATGTGCTGGGTCCACTAAATATGTATGCCTTCAGTCTGTAGTTGTTTTCTTGGAATTGCCAAAAGCTTGAACTCTTGTTTTGTCAGTCCACTGTAGCTTTCCAATTGTTGATTAGTTTTTCTCAGCCTGAATAGTAACCTTTCGTTTCATGGTTGAGTCTACTTCTGCCTTGTTTGGCAGTAGCCTTTTCTGTTTTCAAGCTGTTGACGCCTGAGTTGTTTTTACAACAATGCCTTATTGCAGTAAAGTGCTTAAAACCCTGCCTGCATCCAGATGTCTCTCTGCACTTGTTTCAAGTGCACATTAAATAAGGTGCTACATGAGCCAGTTGTGAAATTTTAGACAAGCCAGCACGAAAAAGCAATGccaatattctttattttcttttaaaacacagaaactgtTGATTAAATCTCCCCAAGCTATTTACCTATATAAAGAATGGCACTAGGAGAAATGCAATTTGTAGAACAGCATCTCTTTAACTCAAGGCATGTAGTTGCACTCAAGGGATTGCTTCaaattatagcagctttaaccTTTATCAAAAAGCAACTCCCAACCACTCATCATTGTTGGACATTATCTGTACATATTGCTGCTCTGCTAGGATAGTTGCTGAAAATAGAAACCTGAAATGGCCTTGTATTAGCCACCCAATCACTTAGATGGATCCTTGGACCCAACTTGGATTGCGCTGTCCAACCCTGCTGGGACAAAATGTCAAGGAACACGTTATGTTGCAACACAGTAAACGAATATCGATCTCTCTGTGCACCTGAAACCATCACACCTACGTGACTGCGAGTCAAACGTAAGATATAGAGCTTTGCGTGGGGTTTGGAGAGAGTGATGGACACTATAATGGCTTCACTGAATAGCAGCTGGTTTTCAAAGACTTGCTAGCCCACCCATGTTGTCATCTGATGCATACAGTTTTCATCTTAAAAGGCTTGATCAGTTTAATTATAGAGGAAAAACAAACGTCCTCTGTTGTGCAGCCAGTTTCTGCTCTCCTGGGACTACAGATGTAAATCTATGGAAGATAATAATTGCAATTTGAACAGTCAGGCTTGATTGTCCCATGTATAAATATTTTCGCTTTGGTAAAGGTCAAGGTTGTGCACAGAAATTGAGCATGAACAAACAGCATACGTATAGACACATATATTGAATTGAACTGTATATTTGACAGCATACAAAACAAGACAACCATCATTTTCTCCAATCAGTATAACTGACATTATTCTGTTTGTGTTGACAGTGTGCTATACACCATGAATCCTATACACCTGTGCCGACACTAAGCTATCCTGTGACACTTAAGGAGGCAGAAGCAGGTACAGGGGGTCTGACATTTGATCTTTTCCCATTGGATCCAGTCTCTGTTCCTCAAGCCTCCTTTGCCTCTATTCCCCAGACatgacattttcctttttttattccattattTGGTTTtctaattttcatttttattgtccTGTGTTTACGGCAAGTCAAGGTAGCAGATCAAAGACTGACCTCCCTACTGTTAAGCCCTTACTGTAtcttcacacagacacatttttccCTCATAATCCAATTAAAAGATGTTTAACACTCATTAGCAACACATTGCTGTCGTGCATTCTCAGTAGAATTTGCTTTGTGAAGAGTTTAAAGtagactttgtttttctttagagGCTTTTAAGTTTGCCGATTATCATAAATGTTGCAGTTCTTTATGTTTGTTCTTGCATGCAGGCTTTGTTTTTCACAAGGATACAATTGTAGgttcaatgattttttttccatctatgtgtgcacatgcatgcactgtATTTGCCTATGCACATAATGTACACAATTAATGTATCTGGCCATGCATGCTCATGTAACATAAACagtatttgtgtgaaatgtgagagcgtactctgtgtgtatgtgaatggaTGAAGGGGTAAATGTCCACAAAGGGGATAGCAGGGAGCCTTCTGATAATAGTAGTAGCAGCGTGAGCTCAATGTCACAAACTGCTGTTGGCTACTGGGGTTCTTTAACAGCTCTGTGGGAGGTCTGAGATCTGTCTAGGCACAGGTGCAGCACTCAGCTTCAAATACCTTTGCCTGTCGTTTGAAATAGTGTGCGTGCTTTTGTAGGTTTACTCTAtatgtgttttacatttgttataTGCACATGTATTTATCAGTGTATTTGTATAAATGGATGGTGATGCTTGTGGTGCTTAGGGGGGATTTGTTCCTACATGTCCCCATGGAGAACACGTTGGTGTTTTTTACCTTCACACAGACCGGTTCAGGATAGTGTCAGGTTTAAAATAAACCATTGTCATAAACCTCAGCGGAAGAACACCAAGTTTGTGACTTCCACATTGAAGAGAAAGCTCAGGGTAGGGTGCTATCAAATCCCACAAAGCACTTTTGCCACATTTGTTATTAAACAGTTATTAGATATTCATCCCAAACAGGTCTTAAGAAattagtgggtttttttatttgtggtaAGTGAATGTAATTAACTACCACAAACAAATACCCATGTCCACATGATTTAGATTGAATTCACAATATTCCAAAGGAAATGCATAATGAGATTTGTCCGTTTTATACAAATCTACTCAACTTCTACTTTACTGTTGGATTTAACTGTAGAGACATTTACATAGCATTCACTTGTAGCACATAAAACTTTCTACCTTCCTCACTTTTGTTATTaagcatctcttttttttttcaacacacatATAAGTGTACACATTTGAATGCAAACCACAACAGTAATTGATTCACAGGAAAACTTGAAATTGACAGGACATACTGCTCTACAAAATGGGAGTTCCTCCTGCAGTCATCTAATTATCAATAACTACTTCGACATACCACAGTATTTTCAGTTTATTGTTTCCATTGTGAAGTGATCCCCAAtcaaagaacaaacagaacTGTCCTCTATTTTCTCCCTGTTTCACTGTGATGTTTTGTCTCTGCGTAGCTCTCTCAGAAGGCTCCTGGAGCGCTATATTAAGTCTGGTGGCAAATTAACTACCGCAGGATTTACATTATCAAACTGACACCAGAAACCTTTAGATTTAGGCAGGAAGACGTGTCAGAATACCTCCCAAGGTCTTAGAATGCTTCCTCAATTCATTTATATCCTCTTTGTCCTCCAATCTTCGTGCTGTCTGCAAGCCCCTACTTAAGATGATGCATTCATAATGTTACAGCCTAGCTGTCGCCAGCAATGTCGTCTGTAActtctctttgtcatttttacttgGGGTATGTACAGACTTTTCTGGATGTTGCCTGTCATGTTCATATTTTAGAAAAAGTAATTGACAGAGTTTGAGCATTATAACTACAAAACACATCAGTCTGCTTGTGTTTGAgggacagactgactgactttaaatagattttaaatataGATCAGCAGCGTGCAACTTCCACACCTGATTGGACAAAGGAAAACCACCCTTGTTCAAGGCCTAATGTCATGCATGGTGCAAACCCAACACAGCCATCTTTACAGACTAGGCAACCATGTGGGAAAATCCATTACCTGTTACTAAATTAAATGTCTTTGCAACTTGCTGGGTGTCATAAGTGACAGGCATTTATTgctgtccgtctctctcactGGAAGTGTTGGCTGTCTAGCCTCGTTGATTGAGATGCCAAGTTGTAATTTGATATATGGCTTGCCATGCATTCACAGTGTGCATACAGATCGTCTACAAATGCAGTTATGAGTGATTGTTTAACAGGGTGGACAAATCAGACCCAAGCATCATTGTCGTATCAGACATCCAGCTTGGTGGAGTAGGTTTTTAGCCTCACCTACTGGATATGAATAGGAATGGCGACTGCTAATGTGTCCTTTCTCCATTTTGTTCCCTCTGTCACTCTATCCCCTTCCCCATTTCTACCTCTCCTTTTTGTGCCAAGTCcctcttccttccctccctctctctttacctcccttcttctctttccctgtctctgtctttagAATATGCCAGGACATAACAATGAGCTCCAACAGCACAGACCCTGGTCTCTTCCTGACTGCAAACCCCTCACTGCCAACAGCCGGAGCCTACCCACAATCCAATGCTCTCCACcagggaggaagtggaggagttTCCTGGAGCAGTTTTCATGGGAATACCCTGGATGATAATTCCTCTTCCGCCAGCAAACTCCTCAACCTCACCTCAGAATCCCAAAATGGGAATATAACTGATCCCCTTAATCCCTTGGGTGGCCACCCTTTGTGGCAGGTGGTCCTCATTGTCTTGCTGACAGGTATGCTTTCACTGGTCACCATTATTGGCAACATCTTGGTGGTGGTATCCTTCAAGGTTAATCGCCAGCTAAAGACGGTCAATAACTACTTCCTGCTGAGCTTGGCTGTCGCTGACCTCATCATAGGGGTCATCTCCATGAACCTCTACACAGCTTATCTTGTGATGGGATACTGGGCAATGGGCAACTGGGCCTGTGACCTGTGGCTGGCTATAGACTATGTGGCCAGTAATGCCTCAGTTATGAACCTACTGGTCATCAGCTTTGACCGCTACTTTTCAATCACCAGGCCTTTGACCTACCGGGCCAAACGGACCACTAAGCGAGCTGGGCTCATGATCGGCCTAGCCTGGTTTGTTTCTCTTGTCCTGTGGGCCCCAGCCATCCTATTATGGCAGTATTTTGAGGGTAAAAGGACAGTACCCTCAAATGAGTGCTACATTCAGTTCCTCGAAGAGCCCACTATAACGTTCTGCACAGCTATGGCGGCTTTCTACCTGCCTGTGACGATAATGAGTGTCCTCTACTGGCGCATTTACAAGGAGACCCAGAACCGTTCAAAGGAGTTGGCTGGGTTGCAGGGTTCGGGGAGTCGTGGTGGGATAGGAGGAAGAGGTGGTAATGGCAGAGGAGAGAAATCACGTTTTGTCCATCAGACAGGAAGTTCTAGAAGTTGCAGCAGCTATGAGCTGACCAGGCTATCCCGGAGAAGGAGCACATGTCGGGAACTGATTGGCCGCTTCCACTGCTGGCCTGGGGTTCGTTCTTGGAGACCTGGTAGTATCCGGCAGGGGGAAGGTGATCCAGACCAGAGCAGCAGTGACAGCTGGAACAACAATGATGCTGCGGCCTCCTTAGACCACTCTGGGTCTTCAGAGGATGAGGACTGTGGGGGCAAAGAGATGATTTCCCAGAGTCATGCTATTTTCTCAATTGTTCTCAGCCTTCCTGGTATAAAGGCTGCTGTCAACTCCCAACTCACCTCATGTGAGGATCTGGATGCAGCATCAGAGGAGGATCCCCTCAGGGGAGAGGAGTATAACCGAGACAGCCTCTCAAGAGTCACCGCCAACACCACTGCCACTACTACTCCCGACGAGGCAAACAGTTCAGAAAATAGCTATCACCAACGCTTCTGCTCACGAAAGATTCAGTCAATGCCTGCCATCCAGGCTTCCTCTAACCAAGGCTCGGATGGTCCCCCAACAACTACTACCACAGCCGCCGACaataccaccaccaccagcaccaccaccaaaTCCCCCTCCGTGCCAATGTCCTTCAAAGATGCAGCTCTGGCAAAGCGTTT is drawn from Anoplopoma fimbria isolate UVic2021 breed Golden Eagle Sablefish chromosome 6, Afim_UVic_2022, whole genome shotgun sequence and contains these coding sequences:
- the chrm3a gene encoding muscarinic acetylcholine receptor M3; this encodes MSSNSTDPGLFLTANPSLPTAGAYPQSNALHQGGSGGVSWSSFHGNTLDDNSSSASKLLNLTSESQNGNITDPLNPLGGHPLWQVVLIVLLTGMLSLVTIIGNILVVVSFKVNRQLKTVNNYFLLSLAVADLIIGVISMNLYTAYLVMGYWAMGNWACDLWLAIDYVASNASVMNLLVISFDRYFSITRPLTYRAKRTTKRAGLMIGLAWFVSLVLWAPAILLWQYFEGKRTVPSNECYIQFLEEPTITFCTAMAAFYLPVTIMSVLYWRIYKETQNRSKELAGLQGSGSRGGIGGRGGNGRGEKSRFVHQTGSSRSCSSYELTRLSRRRSTCRELIGRFHCWPGVRSWRPGSIRQGEGDPDQSSSDSWNNNDAAASLDHSGSSEDEDCGGKEMISQSHAIFSIVLSLPGIKAAVNSQLTSCEDLDAASEEDPLRGEEYNRDSLSRVTANTTATTTPDEANSSENSYHQRFCSRKIQSMPAIQASSNQGSDGPPTTTTTAADNTTTTSTTTKSPSVPMSFKDAALAKRFASRARTQITKRKRMSLVKEKKAAQTLSAILFAFIITWTPYNIMVLINTFCKACIPGTLWAVGYWLCYVNSTVNPMCYALCNKTFRTTFKMILLCRWDQKKRRKQQFQQRQSVVFHSRIPREST